Below is a window of Myroides profundi DNA.
ACTTATATAATAAATCTTATTCTCTTACCAATATCCTAGTGCTTTCCACCATAGTCCCCCTACTAGAATAAATATAATTAGGTTAACCACACTAGTTACAAAACCTACTTTCCACCATTCTCCTAATGTTGTATATCCTGTTCCGAAGATAATCGGGGCTGTACCTGTACCATAATGAGTCAATGACATCATTATAGATGATGAGAATCCTAGTACTAATGCCCATAACATCTCAGGTGCTCCAAGAGCTATACCTGCAGCAAAAAAGGCTGCAAACATCGCTGTAATATGCGCTGTAGTACTCGCAAAGAAATAGTGAGAGTATACATATACTAGAAGCAGTATAAGCGTAGCTGGTATCCACGACAATCCTAATCCTGCAATACCTTTTCCTACTGTTGTAGCTAACCATCCTACCAAACCTAGTTTACCTAAGAAACCTGCCATCATCACTAAAGCTGCAAACCATACTATCGTATCCCAAGCCCCTGTGTTTTTTAATATATCTTCCCAAGTTAATACTCCTGTGACAATAAGAATTCCCAATCCTAAGAAAGCCGCAGCTGTCGGTTGAACAGCAAAAGTATCTCCAAAGATCATTGCTGGAACTCCTGCCCATAACAATAACAAGATTGTAAACACTCCCATTGTGATATATTCAGGTAAAGAAATAGGTCCTAACTCATCTAATTGCTTTTTAGCAAATACTGGAGCATCAGGAGTTTTCTTTATCTCTGGTGGATAGATCATATAAATCACTAAAGGCATCACGATTAAAGCTACAAGGCCTGGTACTAAAGCTGCTAGTGCCCACATTCCCCATGTTATAGTGATTCCTGCAGTAGTACCTGCTAAAACCAAACTAACAATCAATGGATTAGGAGCTGTAGCCGTAATAAACATCGCTGAAGTAATAGGGTTTGCATTATAATTCACTAATGCCAAATAACGCCCTATCTTTTCGGCAGACCCTTTCTCTGGTTTAGAACCAAAGCTCACTGCTATAGAACGCATAATAGGGTGTATAATTCCTCCTCCCCTTGCGGTATTACTTGGTGTTACAGGAGCTAATATTGTTTCTGCAAAAGACAGTGCATACGCAATACCTAGTGTTCTTTTACCAAACAATGAAATAAGGAAATACCCTATCCTTGCACCTAAGCCTGTTTTCTTTAAACTTATAGAGATCATCACCGCCACTCCAATAAGCCAGATTAAATCATTTGAAAAACCACTTAAAGCATCTGCTAAAGCTGCTTTAGAATTCCCTGGATTAGTTACACCTGTTATGGCTACTAATGCTATCGCTACAATAGACACCGCTCCAATAGGTAGCGCCTTTCCAATAATAGCTGCGATAGTTCCAACGAATAATGCTAACAACTGCCACGCATTAGGACTAACGCCTTCTGGAACAGGGATAACAAACCAAATAATTAATGTGATAGCGACCGCGATTAACGCTGGTACGGGTTTGATAGGTTCTAATTTACTTGCCATACGAGTAATTGATTTCTGTAGTAAGCTATAATCCCCAAATGAGTAAATACAATCTTGGTATAAAAGGGATATTTTTCACTACTTTTATTTATAATCTAAAATCAACAAAAATGCCAAACACACATTTTTCACAATATTTTTTTAGTTTTTTTATAACAAATAAGCACACTTAACTGTTATAATAGTATGTTTGTTATTTCTATTTTTCACTATTAAAGATAACACTTTATTGTATAATATTTTTAGTTTTCAATCAATTTTTAACTACAAAAACCAAATTAACCACAACCTTAACACTATAAAATAATTAAAAAACTACAATCATTAACGTTTTTTAATATTATAATTCCGTTAATCCTTTATTAATAAAATCGTAAACTATGATATCCGTATATAAAATAAAGCCCTATTTTCAGAAATTGCTAATGCCTATTCTCCATGCATTACATCAAAAGAGAATAACGGCTAACCAGATTACTGTATTTGCTATTGTCTTCTCTTTTGTATTAGCATTGCTATTTTGGTATGCAGATAGTTACCATTTCTTCTTTTTGTGTTTGCCAATAGGTCTACTGATTCGCATGGCACTAAATGCACTAGATGGTATGATGGCTAGATTGTATAATCAGACTTCTAAGAAAGGCGAACTACTCAACGAGGTAGGTGATGTCCTGTCTGACTTTATCTTATTTATTCCCTTATTAAAGTTCCAACCGGAGAGTACCTATTTGATTGTTTTATTTATAGGCTTGAGTATTATCAATGAATTCGCAGGGCTAATGGGAAAAATATTAGGTGGAGAGAGAAGGTATGATGGCCCTATGGGTAAAAGCGATAGAGCATTAGTATTGGGGATATATGGATTACTCCTATTCTTAGGTGTTAATCTTAGCGGAGCATCTTTATATATATTTATCGTTATCAATTTACTATTACTATTAAGCACAATCACAAGATGCCGTAAAGCACTTAAAAACGCACAATAGATGACAAAGGAAGGAAAGTTTGCAGATGTACCCCTACGCGTTAGGACATGGTGTTATATCGTTGTAGTATTTGGCTTAGCACTACTACATCCCTTGAGTTTATTAATGTTCATTATGTTCCTAATCTACTGGGGACAACTAGAATTATTTACTTTCGCCATTCCTATTGGATCCCTAAAATTAGGAGTTGCTGTATTGACTACCTTGATTATCACTATTTGTTTATTACTATTAAGTATTGAAGAGAGTTTACTTACTATACTTGGCTTAAGCATGATCGTTTCTGCTGGTATATACCTAAAGTACAAAACGCATTCTTTCTTCTTAGCTGTCATGTCCTTTTACCTTCTATCTACTGCGATATTATTCTATATCGGATTAGCAAAAGAAGGTTATAAATATCTCATTCTATTAGTTGTCCCAATGGAGTTAAATGATGTAAGCCAATATATGGCTGGCAAGCTATTCGGCAAAACTAAGATAACAC
It encodes the following:
- a CDS encoding DASS family sodium-coupled anion symporter, whose amino-acid sequence is MASKLEPIKPVPALIAVAITLIIWFVIPVPEGVSPNAWQLLALFVGTIAAIIGKALPIGAVSIVAIALVAITGVTNPGNSKAALADALSGFSNDLIWLIGVAVMISISLKKTGLGARIGYFLISLFGKRTLGIAYALSFAETILAPVTPSNTARGGGIIHPIMRSIAVSFGSKPEKGSAEKIGRYLALVNYNANPITSAMFITATAPNPLIVSLVLAGTTAGITITWGMWALAALVPGLVALIVMPLVIYMIYPPEIKKTPDAPVFAKKQLDELGPISLPEYITMGVFTILLLLWAGVPAMIFGDTFAVQPTAAAFLGLGILIVTGVLTWEDILKNTGAWDTIVWFAALVMMAGFLGKLGLVGWLATTVGKGIAGLGLSWIPATLILLLVYVYSHYFFASTTAHITAMFAAFFAAGIALGAPEMLWALVLGFSSSIMMSLTHYGTGTAPIIFGTGYTTLGEWWKVGFVTSVVNLIIFILVGGLWWKALGYW
- a CDS encoding CDP-alcohol phosphatidyltransferase family protein, coding for MISVYKIKPYFQKLLMPILHALHQKRITANQITVFAIVFSFVLALLFWYADSYHFFFLCLPIGLLIRMALNALDGMMARLYNQTSKKGELLNEVGDVLSDFILFIPLLKFQPESTYLIVLFIGLSIINEFAGLMGKILGGERRYDGPMGKSDRALVLGIYGLLLFLGVNLSGASLYIFIVINLLLLLSTITRCRKALKNAQ
- a CDS encoding phosphatidate cytidylyltransferase — translated: MTKEGKFADVPLRVRTWCYIVVVFGLALLHPLSLLMFIMFLIYWGQLELFTFAIPIGSLKLGVAVLTTLIITICLLLLSIEESLLTILGLSMIVSAGIYLKYKTHSFFLAVMSFYLLSTAILFYIGLAKEGYKYLILLVVPMELNDVSQYMAGKLFGKTKITPHISPNKTLEGVIGGIVMTTGIFNLMYYLLFGEAITLKTILLAMALSILGFLGDLTFSLVKRKANVKDTGTLLPGHGGLLDRVDSLLYTTPLFYIVMLWIK